A genomic window from Streptomyces sp. MST-110588 includes:
- a CDS encoding alanine racemase, whose translation MALTLYVDTARWRAHQQSVLQQFPGLVPVCKGNGYGFGHERLSEEAALLGADLLAVGTTYEAARIKDFFSGDLLVLTPFRHGEEPVPLPDRAIRSVSSVEGVGGLVGARIVIEVMSSMKRHGIAPEDLPKLAAAIEDVRLEGFAIHLPLDRTDGSDSVEEVIGWMDRLRNAGLPLHTMFVSHLKSEELARLQQQFPQTRFRARIGTRLWLGDHEATEYRGSVLDVTRVSKGDRFGYRQQKAASDGYLVVVAGGTSHGVGLESPKALHGVMPRAKGVARAGLATVNRNLSPYVWAGKQRWFAEPPHMQVSILFVPGDAPEPRIGEELVAHLRHTTTQFDRIVER comes from the coding sequence ATGGCGCTCACCCTCTACGTCGACACCGCGCGCTGGCGGGCGCACCAGCAGAGCGTTCTCCAGCAGTTCCCGGGCCTGGTCCCGGTCTGCAAGGGCAACGGTTACGGCTTCGGCCACGAGCGTCTGTCCGAGGAGGCCGCGCTGCTGGGCGCCGACCTCCTTGCGGTCGGCACGACCTACGAAGCCGCCCGCATCAAGGACTTCTTCAGCGGCGACCTGCTCGTCCTCACGCCCTTCCGGCACGGCGAAGAACCGGTTCCGCTGCCGGACCGCGCGATCCGCTCGGTCTCCTCGGTCGAGGGAGTGGGCGGCCTGGTCGGCGCCCGGATCGTCATCGAGGTCATGAGCAGCATGAAGCGGCACGGCATCGCGCCGGAGGACCTGCCCAAGCTCGCCGCGGCCATCGAGGACGTACGGCTGGAGGGGTTCGCGATCCACCTGCCCCTGGACCGTACCGACGGCTCCGATTCGGTCGAGGAAGTCATCGGCTGGATGGACCGGCTGCGCAACGCCGGGCTGCCGCTGCACACGATGTTCGTCAGCCACCTGAAGTCCGAGGAGCTCGCCCGCCTTCAGCAGCAGTTCCCGCAGACGCGCTTCCGCGCCCGCATCGGTACGCGACTGTGGCTCGGCGACCACGAGGCAACCGAGTACCGCGGATCGGTCCTGGACGTCACCCGTGTCTCCAAGGGCGACCGTTTCGGCTACCGGCAGCAGAAGGCCGCCTCCGACGGTTACCTGGTCGTCGTGGCCGGCGGCACCTCGCACGGTGTCGGCCTGGAGTCGCCCAAGGCCCTGCACGGCGTGATGCCACGCGCCAAGGGTGTCGCGCGGGCCGGCCTGGCGACCGTCAACCGCAACCTCTCGCCGTACGTGTGGGCAGGCAAGCAGCGGTGGTTCGCGGAGCCGCCGCACATGCAGGTCTCCATCCTCTTCGTGCCGGGGGACGCACCCGAGCCGCGGATCGGTGAGGAGCTCGTGGCGCACCTGCGGCACACCACCACGCAGTTCGACCGCATCGTGGAACGCTGA
- a CDS encoding transglycosylase domain-containing protein, whose protein sequence is MSEHRRKPPQPQGGGRAAARRAAQQPSGRRAAPWRDAAPGPGNAAGSGSDPYGRQSPYGGRAEARRAAQRGGRRRTSETAAMASDGGRGGRGGGRRAGGGGGRDGGRGGGRPGKRRLIDYPRAGRFGWRRFVPSWKQVLGTCVGFLGLLVGAAGIALAYVDVPDPQKAASLQKNVYYWADGKPMVVAGGGDLNRQIVPLSSIPKSMQNAVIAAENASFWDDSGVDPMGIARAVLNMAKGGETQSGSTITQQYVKNMYLDQSQTIKRKVTELFISVKVGMKEDKHDILKGYLNTAYYGRGAYGIQAASRAYYDKDCDKLTPSEGAFLATLLNGPNLYDPYITTETKGGNRQRAETRWKWILDREVEVGSMSKAARAKITEFPNPRKPKKAMDLRGQKGYLVDLANNYITTNTDISDKLLKQGGYEIHTTFDRKKVEELTKAVERVTKEHIKPDQREVDKYVQFGGASVEPGTGKIVAIYGGKDATQHYTNNADFTGVQVGSTFKPFVLAAAMDKGVRDPRDPSTRTRVSPSSVYNGNNKLKLLNYDGTVWHDKDGQEWHQRNDGNESRGRISLRTAMQYSVNTPYIQLGMDVGTETVKQAAIDAGLRDDRSMAKTTPTYSLGTSAPSAIRLAGAYATFAASGQQDDPYSVESVEKDGREVYKHVKKPKTGFSPAVADNVTDVLKTVVEKGTGTAAQLPDGREVAGKTGTTDDNKSAWFAGYTKQLATTIGMWRVDDQAKHQKFEKMYGVGGEEKIHGASFPARIWADYMTEAMQGKPLLPFPKPGPIGQTVYGEGMSPSPTPPPVTTPPTTSPSPTQSHTTPPATTSPSPTPTETCSEWNVRCRHGHGGDTTSNGGGNGGRPGGGTGGETTPPSEPPPGNNDAGGLFGGPDDGGQDEW, encoded by the coding sequence ATGAGCGAGCACCGCCGCAAACCGCCCCAGCCGCAGGGCGGCGGACGTGCTGCGGCCCGACGCGCCGCACAACAGCCCTCGGGGCGCCGCGCCGCGCCTTGGCGTGACGCCGCCCCCGGGCCGGGGAATGCCGCCGGCTCCGGTTCTGACCCGTACGGCCGGCAGAGTCCGTACGGTGGCCGGGCGGAAGCCCGCCGGGCCGCCCAGCGCGGTGGACGACGCCGTACCTCGGAAACCGCCGCGATGGCGTCGGACGGTGGTCGTGGAGGGCGCGGCGGTGGCCGGCGGGCCGGTGGCGGCGGTGGCCGTGACGGAGGAAGAGGCGGCGGGCGGCCCGGCAAGAGGCGTCTCATCGACTACCCGCGGGCCGGCCGGTTCGGCTGGCGCCGGTTCGTGCCGTCGTGGAAGCAGGTGCTCGGTACGTGCGTCGGCTTCCTCGGTCTGCTGGTGGGGGCCGCGGGCATCGCCCTGGCCTATGTGGACGTGCCCGATCCGCAGAAGGCGGCATCGCTGCAGAAGAACGTCTACTACTGGGCCGACGGCAAACCGATGGTGGTGGCCGGTGGCGGTGACCTCAACCGCCAGATCGTGCCGCTCTCATCGATCCCGAAGTCCATGCAGAACGCGGTGATCGCAGCCGAGAACGCTTCGTTCTGGGACGACTCGGGAGTCGACCCGATGGGCATCGCACGGGCGGTCCTCAACATGGCCAAGGGAGGTGAGACACAAAGTGGCTCGACGATCACCCAGCAGTACGTGAAGAACATGTACCTGGACCAGTCGCAGACCATAAAGCGCAAGGTGACCGAGCTGTTCATCTCGGTCAAGGTGGGCATGAAGGAGGACAAGCACGACATCCTCAAGGGCTACCTCAACACTGCCTACTACGGCCGCGGCGCGTACGGGATCCAGGCGGCGTCGCGGGCCTACTACGACAAGGACTGCGACAAGCTCACGCCGAGCGAGGGCGCTTTCCTGGCGACGCTGCTCAACGGGCCGAACCTCTACGACCCCTACATCACGACGGAGACCAAGGGCGGCAACCGCCAGCGGGCCGAGACCCGTTGGAAGTGGATCCTGGACCGTGAGGTCGAGGTCGGGTCGATGTCCAAGGCCGCGCGCGCGAAGATCACCGAGTTCCCCAACCCGCGCAAGCCCAAGAAGGCGATGGACCTGCGGGGACAGAAGGGCTACCTCGTCGACCTCGCCAACAACTACATCACCACGAACACCGATATCTCCGACAAGCTGTTGAAACAGGGTGGCTACGAGATCCACACGACCTTCGACCGGAAGAAGGTCGAGGAGCTGACCAAGGCCGTGGAGCGGGTCACCAAGGAACACATCAAGCCTGATCAGCGGGAAGTCGACAAGTACGTACAGTTCGGCGGCGCCTCGGTCGAGCCGGGAACGGGCAAGATCGTCGCCATCTACGGTGGCAAGGACGCGACCCAGCACTACACCAACAACGCGGACTTCACCGGGGTCCAGGTCGGCTCCACCTTCAAGCCCTTCGTCCTGGCGGCGGCGATGGACAAGGGCGTAAGGGACCCGCGTGACCCCTCCACGCGCACCAGGGTCTCGCCGAGCAGCGTCTACAACGGCAACAACAAGCTGAAGCTCCTCAACTACGACGGGACCGTCTGGCACGACAAGGACGGTCAGGAGTGGCACCAGCGAAACGACGGCAACGAGAGCCGCGGCAGGATCAGCCTGCGTACCGCGATGCAGTACTCCGTCAACACCCCCTACATCCAGTTGGGCATGGACGTCGGGACGGAGACGGTGAAGCAGGCGGCCATCGACGCGGGCCTGCGCGATGACCGCAGCATGGCGAAGACCACTCCGACCTACTCACTGGGCACCTCCGCTCCCAGCGCCATCCGGCTGGCCGGCGCGTACGCCACCTTTGCCGCCAGCGGCCAGCAGGACGACCCCTACTCGGTCGAGAGCGTCGAGAAGGACGGCAGGGAGGTGTACAAGCACGTCAAGAAGCCGAAGACGGGCTTCAGCCCGGCGGTGGCGGACAACGTCACGGACGTCTTGAAGACCGTCGTGGAGAAGGGCACCGGTACGGCCGCCCAGCTTCCTGACGGGCGCGAAGTGGCGGGCAAGACCGGCACCACCGACGACAACAAGTCGGCGTGGTTCGCGGGCTACACCAAGCAGCTCGCCACCACGATCGGGATGTGGCGGGTCGATGACCAGGCCAAACACCAGAAGTTCGAGAAGATGTACGGCGTCGGCGGCGAGGAGAAGATCCACGGAGCCTCCTTCCCGGCGCGCATCTGGGCCGACTACATGACCGAGGCCATGCAGGGAAAGCCGCTGCTGCCCTTCCCCAAGCCGGGGCCGATCGGCCAGACGGTGTACGGCGAGGGCATGAGCCCGTCGCCGACGCCTCCGCCGGTCACCACGCCGCCGACCACTTCTCCGTCACCGACCCAGTCGCACACCACTCCCCCGGCGACGACCTCCCCGAGCCCCACGCCGACCGAGACCTGTTCGGAATGGAACGTCCGCTGCCGCCACGGTCACGGGGGCGACACCACCTCAAATGGTGGGGGCAACGGCGGCCGTCCGGGTGGCGGCACCGGTGGTGAGACGACTCCTCCCTCCGAACCGCCTCCGGGCAACAATGACGCGGGCGGTCTCTTCGGAGGTCCGGACGACGGCGGACAGGATGAATGGTGA
- a CDS encoding PadR family transcriptional regulator encodes MSRRSGILEFAVLGLLRESPMHGYELRKRLNTSLGVFRAFSYGTLYPCLKALVANGWLAEETGCSPEPPATSLAGRRAKIVYRLTAEGKGHFEELLTHSGPEAWEDEHFGVRFAFFGQTSRDVRMRVLEGRRSRLEERLEKMRVSLARTRERLDDYTLELQRHGMESVEREVRWLNELIESERAGRDQRASEPAEQDKKDTAGNTDGLPRHRGGTRPDPSDDTTT; translated from the coding sequence ATGAGCAGGCGATCCGGCATCCTTGAGTTCGCTGTCCTCGGACTGCTCCGCGAATCCCCCATGCACGGCTACGAGCTGCGCAAACGGCTCAACACCTCGCTTGGGGTCTTCCGTGCGTTCAGCTACGGCACGCTCTATCCCTGCCTCAAGGCGCTGGTCGCGAACGGCTGGCTGGCAGAGGAGACGGGCTGCTCTCCGGAACCGCCCGCCACTTCCCTGGCCGGGCGCCGGGCGAAGATCGTCTACCGGCTCACGGCAGAGGGGAAGGGGCACTTCGAAGAACTGCTCACCCACTCCGGCCCGGAAGCATGGGAGGACGAGCACTTCGGCGTCCGTTTCGCCTTCTTCGGGCAGACCTCACGGGACGTACGCATGCGGGTGCTGGAAGGTCGCCGCAGTCGCCTGGAAGAGCGCCTCGAAAAGATGCGCGTCTCCTTGGCCCGTACTCGTGAGCGGCTGGACGACTACACCCTTGAGCTCCAGCGGCACGGCATGGAGTCCGTGGAACGCGAGGTCCGGTGGCTGAACGAGCTGATCGAGAGCGAGCGCGCCGGGCGCGACCAACGCGCCTCGGAGCCCGCCGAGCAGGACAAGAAGGACACGGCAGGAAACACGGACGGCCTGCCCCGGCACCGGGGTGGAACCCGGCCGGACCCGTCCGATGACACCACCACATGA
- a CDS encoding glycosyltransferase 87 family protein, which yields MTSVRQDEPVRPTKRDEVAAAASELIGGPIGRRALVGTHWWTPVRIIALVAIGMFALGMVQKLPCYDDGWFFGATSQYTHACYSDIPHLYTGRGFADGLIPYFDKLPGDMTYLEYPVLTGVFMEVASWLTPKSGAIQHREQMYWMVNAGMLMVCAAVIAVCVARTHRRRPWDGLLVALAPAFTLTATINWDLLAVALTAAAMLMWSRSRPLAGGVLIGLATAAKLYPVLLLGPLFVLCWRAGKWRAYGSALAGAVVAWLVVNVPVMITHDGAGFHIREGWAKFYTFSQERPIDFGSVWLLISQRTGNALEDVNLYALASMFLGCAAIALLALYAPRRPRLAQLAFLVVALFVVTNKVYSPQYVLWLVPLAVLARPRWRDFLIWQGCEVLYFLGIWMYLAYTGNGDKHQGLPLDGYQLALVLHLLGTLYLCALVVRDILLPERDVVRRDGDDDPSGGVLDRAPDVFVLGRAEHSTVRRAVLVEGKATVRWGAARE from the coding sequence ATGACGAGCGTGCGACAGGACGAGCCCGTACGGCCCACGAAACGGGACGAAGTGGCGGCGGCTGCGAGCGAACTGATCGGCGGGCCGATCGGGCGCCGTGCGCTGGTCGGCACGCACTGGTGGACGCCGGTGCGGATCATCGCGCTCGTGGCCATCGGAATGTTCGCGCTCGGCATGGTGCAGAAGCTGCCGTGCTACGACGACGGGTGGTTCTTCGGCGCGACCAGTCAGTACACCCACGCCTGCTACTCCGACATCCCGCACCTCTACACGGGGCGGGGCTTCGCCGACGGTCTCATTCCGTACTTCGACAAGCTGCCCGGGGACATGACGTACCTGGAGTACCCCGTGCTCACCGGTGTCTTCATGGAGGTCGCCTCCTGGCTGACGCCGAAAAGCGGAGCCATTCAGCACCGGGAGCAGATGTACTGGATGGTCAACGCCGGGATGTTGATGGTGTGCGCTGCGGTCATCGCGGTATGCGTGGCCCGCACCCATCGGCGTCGGCCGTGGGACGGCCTGCTGGTCGCCCTGGCCCCGGCGTTCACGCTGACTGCCACCATCAACTGGGACCTGCTGGCGGTCGCGCTGACCGCTGCCGCGATGCTCATGTGGTCGCGCAGCCGCCCCCTGGCAGGTGGCGTGCTTATCGGCCTGGCGACCGCGGCGAAGCTCTACCCGGTGCTGCTGCTCGGTCCGCTGTTCGTCCTGTGCTGGCGGGCCGGGAAGTGGCGCGCGTACGGAAGTGCGCTGGCCGGCGCGGTGGTCGCGTGGCTGGTCGTCAACGTGCCGGTCATGATCACGCACGACGGGGCCGGGTTCCACATCCGGGAGGGATGGGCGAAGTTCTACACCTTCAGCCAGGAGCGGCCCATCGACTTCGGTTCGGTCTGGCTGCTGATCTCCCAGCGCACCGGCAATGCGCTGGAGGACGTGAACCTCTACGCGCTGGCCTCGATGTTCCTGGGCTGTGCCGCGATAGCGCTGCTGGCCCTGTACGCACCGCGCCGTCCGCGCCTGGCACAGCTCGCCTTCCTGGTAGTCGCCCTGTTCGTCGTCACCAACAAGGTCTACTCACCGCAGTACGTGCTGTGGCTGGTCCCGCTCGCCGTGCTGGCCCGGCCCCGTTGGCGGGACTTCCTGATCTGGCAGGGATGCGAGGTCCTGTACTTCCTGGGCATCTGGATGTACCTCGCCTACACCGGCAACGGCGACAAGCACCAGGGGCTGCCCCTGGACGGCTACCAGCTCGCGCTCGTACTGCATCTGCTGGGGACGCTGTACCTGTGCGCGCTGGTCGTACGGGACATCCTGCTGCCCGAGCGGGACGTCGTGCGCCGGGACGGGGACGACGACCCTTCGGGCGGCGTACTGGACCGGGCGCCGGATGTGTTCGTGCTGGGGCGGGCGGAGCACTCCACCGTACGTCGTGCGGTGCTCGTCGAAGGAAAGGCCACCGTCCGCTGGGGTGCCGCCCGCGAGTGA